The genomic segment CCGAGATCGACGCGTACTGGGCGTACGACAAGGCGCTCACCGAGGTCGGCGCGCTGCTCTCCTGCCAGGCGTTGCAGGGGGTCGAGACCGCCACCACCGTGCAGGTCGGCGGCGACGGTACCCGGACCGTCACCGACGGGCCGTTCGCCGAGACCCGGGAGATCCTCGGCGGCTACTACCTGGTCGAGCTGCCCGATCTCGACGCTGCCGTCGACTGGGCGGCCCGCTGCCCGGGGGCGCTGCGCGGCAAGGTGGAGGTCCGGCCGATCCAGGAGTTCGAGGAGCCGTGAGCGGGGACGGGCGGCCGGCCTCCGCCATCGTGGAGACGGTGTTCCGCGAGGAGCATGGCCGGCTGCTCGCCAGCCTCGTCCGGCAGTTCGGCGACCTCGACCTGGCCGAGGAGGTCGCCTCCGACGCGATCGAGTCCGCCCTGCGGCGCTGGCCCGTGCAGGGCGTGCCGGCCCGGCCGGCAGCCTGGCTGCTCACCACCGCCCGCAACCGGGCCGTCGACCGCCTGCGCCGCGACCGCGGGTACGCCGCCCGACTGGCCGTACTGCGGGCCGAAGCGCTCCGCGACGACGATCCACCGGTCCCCGGCCCAGCCCACTCACCCGGAAGAGCCGACCCGGCCTGTGGTCTCGTCGACGACCTGCCCGACGAGCGGCTGCGGCTCTTCTTCACCTGCTGCAACCCGGCGCTGGCCGAGGAGGCCCAGATCGCGCTCACCCTGCGCTTCCTGGCCGGACTCGCCAACCCCGAGGTGGCCCGGGCCTTCCTGGTGCCGACGGCGACGGTCGCCCAGCGCATCGCCCGGGCCAAACGGAAGATCCGCGAGGCCCGGATCCCGTTCCGGGTGCCGACCGCCGACGAGTTGCCGGACCGGCTGCCCGGGGTGCTCCGGGTGCTCTACCTGATCTTCACCGAGGGGTACGCCGCCAGCGGCGGACCACACCTGATCAGGGCCGAACTGGCCGACGAGGCGATCCGACTGGCCCGGATCCTGCACCGACTGCTCCCCCGCGAACGGGAGGTGACCGGGCTGCTCGCGCTGCTGCTGCTCATCGACGCGCGGCGGGCCGCAAGAGTCTCGCCCGACGGCGGCCTCGTGCTCCTCGCCGACCAGGACCGCTCCCGTTGGGACCGGGACCGGATCGAGGAGGGCCGCCGACTGGTGGTGGCCGCCCTCACCCCTGCGTCACCCACCGCCCGGACCCGGCCCGGCCCGTACGCGGTGCAGGCCGCGATCGCCGCCGTGCACGACGAGGCCGCCGATCTGGCCACCACCGACTGGCCCCAGGTGGTCGCCCTCTACGACGTGCTGGCCGAGGTGGCGCCGTCGCCGCTGGTGGAGCTGAACCGGGCGGTGGCGGTGGCCATGCGGGACGGTCCGGCCGCCGGGTTGGCCCTGCTCGACGCGTTGGATGCCGGCGGGGCGCTGGCCGCGTACCACCTGTTGCCGGCCGCCCGCGCGGACCTGCTGCGCCGGTTGGGCCGCGACGCGGAGGCCGCGGCGGCGTACCGGAAGGCCCTGGAGCTGGCCGGAAACGAGCCGGAACGCGAGTATCTGCGGCGACGGCTCGCCTCGCTACCGGCGAGCTGACGGCCGGCTTTCTATCGACGGATGTCGTTGTCAAGCGGGGCCTTTCCGG from the Solwaraspora sp. WMMD1047 genome contains:
- a CDS encoding YciI family protein, translating into MKYLLLIYGDPAGDPTDEAVIQAEIDAYWAYDKALTEVGALLSCQALQGVETATTVQVGGDGTRTVTDGPFAETREILGGYYLVELPDLDAAVDWAARCPGALRGKVEVRPIQEFEEP
- a CDS encoding DUF6596 domain-containing protein; this encodes MSGDGRPASAIVETVFREEHGRLLASLVRQFGDLDLAEEVASDAIESALRRWPVQGVPARPAAWLLTTARNRAVDRLRRDRGYAARLAVLRAEALRDDDPPVPGPAHSPGRADPACGLVDDLPDERLRLFFTCCNPALAEEAQIALTLRFLAGLANPEVARAFLVPTATVAQRIARAKRKIREARIPFRVPTADELPDRLPGVLRVLYLIFTEGYAASGGPHLIRAELADEAIRLARILHRLLPREREVTGLLALLLLIDARRAARVSPDGGLVLLADQDRSRWDRDRIEEGRRLVVAALTPASPTARTRPGPYAVQAAIAAVHDEAADLATTDWPQVVALYDVLAEVAPSPLVELNRAVAVAMRDGPAAGLALLDALDAGGALAAYHLLPAARADLLRRLGRDAEAAAAYRKALELAGNEPEREYLRRRLASLPAS